DNA from Salinispora arenicola:
GTCCACCCGCTGCCGTGGCGGAAGTGTCTCGCCGCCGAGCACCGCCGAGTCGAAACCGATGCCGCCCGCACCAAGGCCGAGCACGGCCCGGCCGCCCGACACGTCGTCGAGGGCGGTGACCTGACGGGCGAAGGCCGCCGGATGCCGGAAGTTCGGCGACGCGACCAGAGTGCCGAGCCGGATCCGACGGGTCGTGGCCGCCGCGGCGGTCAGGGTGGTCATCGAGTCGAACCACGGCCCGTCCACCAGATCCCGCCAGCCCAGGTGGTCGTACGTCCAGGCGTGGTCGAAGCCCCACTCGTCAACCTGCCGCCAACGCCGCTCAGACTCCGCCCAGCGCTGGTCAGGAAGGATCACAATGCCGATCCGCATGATCACAGCCTAGCCTCTTCCCCACCGGCCATCAGGGGACCGGTGAGGCGGGCCACAAGACGTGGACCAGCACGGGTCAGCGCAGGCGCTTCGCCATCTGCTGGGTAGTCACCTCGTACCCACTACGCTCATACAACGCTAGCGCCGGCGTGTTGTGACCGAAGACGTTCAGCCCCAAGCGCAGCGCGCCCGCATCTCGGGCCAGCACCTCGACCGCCGACAGGATGGCAGCGCCGTAACCCGATCGCCGATAGGCGGTATCGACCCTGATGTCGTAGAGCCAGGCCATCTCGGCCGACCTACCGTCCGATTCGTCCTTGCTGCCTGGGCTGTCCAGGCCGAGCCAGACCGTTCCCACCATCTCACCGCTGTCGTTCTCCGCCACCAGCAGACGGTGGCGCTCGGTGGCAAGCCCGTGGGGCAGGAACCGCTCGCGATCCCGGTGAGCCTTCCTCAAGGCTGCCTCGGTCGAGACCAATCCGGTCTGGGACTCCACGTACTCGCGGAGCTGCTGCTCCGAGTAGGCGTCATACTCGTCCTGGCGCATGTCGCGCAGTCTCACGATTGGACTCATGGCCGAAGGCTACCCAGCACCCCACCTCGTCCAGCCGCAGCCGTACCTGACGGGAGACGGAGCCCTCGTCGCCGAAGCGGTCGGTGACGCCGCTGTCGTCGGGGATCCGCCCACGCATCGACCCATCCTGTCCCGCCGGTACGACAATGGCCGGTGCAGTCCAAGCGGCCCGCATCGTACGCCCTGTGCAAAGGAAACAGTGGTCAGCAGCCGTTGGCCGTTGCCAGCTCATTCATCTGGGCCGCGGCGACCGATGCGGGTAGCCCGAAGGCCGTGAACAGTCGCGGGTCGGAGAACACGGTGATCCGGGTGATCGCCGTGCTGGTCACCGAGAGCACCTGGAGATTCGTCAGCGCGAACGTACTTCCTCCTGCGGCCACGTAGCCGGCCAGTGCGGGCTGGCCGTTGGCGGCCGTGGGCACCAGCCGCACCGGGCCAGGCGTGGCCAGGCAGCGCAGCGCAAGGTGCCGGCCGATGTCCCGCGGGCCCCGGTACCAACTGGTGTAGGGCGGCATCTCCCACACCGCGTCCGACGCGAACAACCGCACCAGTCCGGCTATGTCCTTGGCCTCGAACGCCGTCACATACCGGTCGAGCAGTTCTCGCTCTGCGGCGGTAGTCGGCTCGGTGACCCGGTCCTCCCGGGGCGACAGATGGCCGAGGGTGGCCCGGGCCCGTTGCAGCAGGCTGTTCACCGCGGCCGGGCTCCCGCCCAACAGGTCGGCGACCTCCACCGCTCGCCACTGGAGCACGTCACGCAGGATCAGCACGGCTCGTTGTCGCGGCGGCAGGTGCTGCAGGGCGGCGACGAACGCCAGGCGGACGCTCTGCCGGGCGCTCACAATCGCAGCCGGGTCCTCGCGCTCCCGTCGCAGCAGGGCGTCCGGCAGCGGTTCCAACCACGGGGTCTCCCCGTCGTGAATCGGCCGTTCCTCCGGGTCGGCCCCCGGTGCGCCCAGCCCCACCGGCAACGGACGCCGCCCACGGTTTTCCATCGCGCGCAGACAGACGGTGGTGGCGATCCGGTACAGCCAGGTACGCAACGACGAACGCCCCTCGAAGCCGTCGTATGAGCGCCAGGCCCGCAGGTAGGTTTCCTGGACGAGGTCCTCGGCGTCGTGCATCGAGCCGAGCATGCGATAGCAGTGGACCAGCAGTTCGCGTCGTAACGGGGCGGCGAGCTGGGAGAAGTCCGCCCGGACCGCACCGTCGACCGTCACCGCCCGCGCTCCCGCCACACGGCCCCGATTGTAGGTCGGCTGGTGCGGCCGAGACCCGGGGCCGGGCGATACGGGGTTGCTGGCCAGATCGCCGCCGACTCGGCGGCACGGTATCCCCGGCACACCGATGAGTTTCCGTCGCCGCCCGTATCTGTATCCGCGACAGGACCCGCGAACGGAAGGATCTGCCGTGCACGACACACACCCGGGCGACATGGGCCAGCGAGCGACCCGCCGGAGCTGGTTCGGACTCGCGGTGCTCGGGCTGCCCACCCTCCTGCTGTCGCTCGACCAGAGCGTGCTCTATCTCGCACTGCCGCATCTGAGCGCCGATCTGGGGGCGGGCAGCATCGAGTCGCTCTGGATTCTGGACATCTACGGCTTCATGCTCGCGGGCTTCCTGGTCACCATGGGCACTCTCGGTGACCGGATCGGCCGGCGCAAAATGCTGCTCATCGGGGCTGCTGCCTTCGGCGTCAGCACGGTCGCGGCGGCGTACTCGGACAGCGCACAGATGTTGATCGTGACCCGCGCGGCGATGGGTGTGGCAGGCGCGACCCTGATGCCGTCCACACTGGCGCTGATCAGCAATGTGTTCCACGACGCCAAGCAGCGCGGCGTGGCCATCGCGGTGTGGTTCAGCTGCCTGATGGTCGGCGGCGCGCTCGGTCCGGTGGTCGGAGGCGCCCTGCTGGAGTACTTCTGGTGGGGTTCGGTCCTCCTGATGGGCGCGCCGATCATGGCGCTGCTGCTGGTTCTCGGGCCGATACTGCTACCCGAGTACCGCGACCCCTCAGCCGGACGAATCGACCTACTCAGCGTACTGCTCTCCCTACTGACGGTCCTACCGATCATCTACGGGATCAAGGAACTCGCCTACGACGGCTGGACGGCGGAACCGCTGGTTGTCATGTCGGCCGGCGTGGTGTTCGGCGCGGTCTTCGTCACCCGTCAGCACCGGCTGACGGAACCGCTGGTCGACATCCGGCTCTTCCGGACCCGCACGTTCAGCGCCGCGTTGGTGATCCTGCTGTTCGGCTCGGTCACCACCGGCGGGATCTACCTGCTGGTCAACCTGTACCTACAGATGGTCGAAGGGCTCTCACCCCTGCGGACCGGACTCTGGCTGCTGCCGTCCACACTGGCCATCGTCGTGGGCTCGATGACGGCGCCGGCGCTGGCGCCGAGGGTACAGCCGGCGTACCTCATCTCGAGCGGGTTGGCGGTGACCACCTCCGGTTACCTATTACTTACCCAGGTAGACCCGACAGGTGGGCTGCCACTGCTGGTAACTGGCTTCGTGTTGGCGTTCCTGGGCGCCGGTCCGATGGGCGCGCTCGGCACCGACCTGGTCGTCGGATCCGCGTCGCCGGAGCAGGCCGGTTCTGCGGCATCCCTGTCGGAGACCGGCAACCACCTCGGTATTGCGATCGGAATCGCGGTGATGGGCAGTATCGGGACCACCGTCTACCGGGACCGGATCGACACCACCGTGCCGGACGGAATCGCCGCCGACGCAGCCGAAGCGGCACGGGAGAACGTCACCGGGGCGGTCACCGCGGCGGAAGGGCTGCCCGCCGGACCGGCGGCACAGCTCCTCGATGCCGCGGCGACCGCCTTCACACACGGCCTGAACACCGCCGCGTACGTTGGCGCCGGGTTGTTTCTCACGCTCGCCATCGTCGCGGCGGTATCGCTGCGCGAGACCCGGATGCCGGCAGGCGAAACGGCGAGCGGCGTCGCCGACGAGTCCGCCCCGACCGACACTGCCGCCCGGGCCGCCCAGAAGCCGACCGAGTGACGTGACGGTGGTGGACCATCCGACTGCAACCCAGTCCACCGACACCCCGGCACCCGCTCCGTCGTTTTGCTCGCTGGCGCCAATCCCGCGCGGTGAAGCCCCTGACGGACAAGTAAGGCAAGATCAGGGGTCGCGGCAGTCCGGGTGCCATGCGGGGTGGTGCATGGGCCATTGCAGGAGGGCCGAGCCCGCTTGATTTGATTACTCCATGTACGTCACGGCTCCTGACCGCGTTGGTGAAGTCCGGCTCTCTGACGGGCGGCTGCTGGGTTGGGCGGAATGGGGACCGCCGGATGGGACACCCGTGCTGTTTTCCCCTGGTGCCGCCACCAGCCGTTGGCTCGGGTTCGGTGCCGAGGCCATCGACCGGCTCGGGGTGCGACTCGCTTCTGTGGACCGTCCGGGGCTCGGCGCCTCGACGCCGTTGCCCGGTCGAACGTTCGCCGACTTCGTCGCCGACATCCGACAGTTCACCGCGATACGCGGATTGGGTCGGCCCGCGATGGTCGGGAACTCCCAGGGGGCGCCGTTCGCGCTGGCCTGCGCGGAGGGAGGTGTCACCGCTGCCCTCGCCATCGTTTCCGGCGCAGATGAGGTGGCCGCGCCGGAGTTCGCCTCCGCACTGCCAGCCGAGTTACGCAAGCTCGTCGACTGGACGGTACGTGACGCGGCTGAGGCCG
Protein-coding regions in this window:
- a CDS encoding GNAT family N-acetyltransferase, encoding MSPIVRLRDMRQDEYDAYSEQQLREYVESQTGLVSTEAALRKAHRDRERFLPHGLATERHRLLVAENDSGEMVGTVWLGLDSPGSKDESDGRSAEMAWLYDIRVDTAYRRSGYGAAILSAVEVLARDAGALRLGLNVFGHNTPALALYERSGYEVTTQQMAKRLR
- a CDS encoding sigma-70 family RNA polymerase sigma factor, which produces MTVDGAVRADFSQLAAPLRRELLVHCYRMLGSMHDAEDLVQETYLRAWRSYDGFEGRSSLRTWLYRIATTVCLRAMENRGRRPLPVGLGAPGADPEERPIHDGETPWLEPLPDALLRREREDPAAIVSARQSVRLAFVAALQHLPPRQRAVLILRDVLQWRAVEVADLLGGSPAAVNSLLQRARATLGHLSPREDRVTEPTTAAERELLDRYVTAFEAKDIAGLVRLFASDAVWEMPPYTSWYRGPRDIGRHLALRCLATPGPVRLVPTAANGQPALAGYVAAGGSTFALTNLQVLSVTSTAITRITVFSDPRLFTAFGLPASVAAAQMNELATANGC
- a CDS encoding MFS transporter, coding for MHDTHPGDMGQRATRRSWFGLAVLGLPTLLLSLDQSVLYLALPHLSADLGAGSIESLWILDIYGFMLAGFLVTMGTLGDRIGRRKMLLIGAAAFGVSTVAAAYSDSAQMLIVTRAAMGVAGATLMPSTLALISNVFHDAKQRGVAIAVWFSCLMVGGALGPVVGGALLEYFWWGSVLLMGAPIMALLLVLGPILLPEYRDPSAGRIDLLSVLLSLLTVLPIIYGIKELAYDGWTAEPLVVMSAGVVFGAVFVTRQHRLTEPLVDIRLFRTRTFSAALVILLFGSVTTGGIYLLVNLYLQMVEGLSPLRTGLWLLPSTLAIVVGSMTAPALAPRVQPAYLISSGLAVTTSGYLLLTQVDPTGGLPLLVTGFVLAFLGAGPMGALGTDLVVGSASPEQAGSAASLSETGNHLGIAIGIAVMGSIGTTVYRDRIDTTVPDGIAADAAEAARENVTGAVTAAEGLPAGPAAQLLDAAATAFTHGLNTAAYVGAGLFLTLAIVAAVSLRETRMPAGETASGVADESAPTDTAARAAQKPTE
- a CDS encoding alpha/beta fold hydrolase, which codes for MYVTAPDRVGEVRLSDGRLLGWAEWGPPDGTPVLFSPGAATSRWLGFGAEAIDRLGVRLASVDRPGLGASTPLPGRTFADFVADIRQFTAIRGLGRPAMVGNSQGAPFALACAEGGVTAALAIVSGADEVAAPEFASALPAELRKLVDWTVRDAAEAERFFAGFSADALLDLVLGGSPECDLAVYREPGFADAYRRALNEAFGQGAAGYARDTVLAMRPWAIDLDKISVPVDVWYGELDQSHSPDNGSLLTTRIPGAQHHLVPAIGGAVLWTHAEPILSTLLTRAGTQS